The proteins below are encoded in one region of Neisseria bacilliformis:
- a CDS encoding ABC transporter ATP-binding protein: MISVEHVYKQYQTRQGKRTVLNDINFKLKKGEKIGILGRNGAGKSTLIRLISGVEPPTQGEIKRTMSISWPLAFSGAFQGSLTGMDNLRFICRIYDVDIDYVKDFTEEFSELGRYLYEPVKRYSSGMKARLAFALSLAVEFDCYLIDEVIAVGDSRFTNKCKYELFEKRKDRSIILVSHSDSAVKQYCDNALVLESGRMYCFDNMVEAYKYYNSMN, from the coding sequence ATGATTTCCGTCGAACATGTATACAAACAATACCAAACCCGCCAAGGGAAACGCACCGTTTTAAACGACATCAACTTCAAATTGAAAAAAGGGGAAAAAATCGGCATCCTCGGGCGCAACGGCGCAGGTAAATCCACGCTGATCCGCCTGATTAGTGGCGTAGAGCCGCCGACGCAGGGAGAAATCAAGCGCACAATGAGCATTTCCTGGCCGCTGGCCTTTTCCGGCGCATTCCAAGGCAGCCTGACCGGCATGGACAACCTGCGCTTCATCTGCCGCATTTATGATGTGGATATAGATTATGTAAAGGATTTCACAGAAGAATTTTCCGAACTCGGCCGTTATCTTTACGAGCCGGTCAAACGCTACTCTTCGGGTATGAAAGCGCGCTTGGCCTTCGCCCTGTCCCTTGCAGTGGAGTTCGACTGTTATCTGATTGACGAAGTGATTGCCGTGGGCGACTCCCGCTTCACCAACAAATGCAAGTACGAACTTTTTGAAAAACGCAAAGACCGTTCGATTATTCTGGTTTCCCACAGCGACAGCGCGGTAAAACAGTATTGCGACAATGCGCTGGTTTTGGAAAGCGGCCGCATGTACTGCTTTGACAATATGGTAGAAGCCTACAAATATTACAATTCGATGAACTGA
- a CDS encoding DUF924 family protein, translating into MQLLYVTPQEILDFWFDKDTRRHWFTESQYLDLKIRTTYERVFRNAVNCELSDWRDTIQGRLAEIIILDQFSRAIFRGKPHAYTQDRMALLLAQEAVRHQSFPFMEARQRQFILMPFMHSENRNIHTTAMGLFQRFGTSKAVRLEAKHKSVIDRFGRYPHRNAILKRQNTPEETAFLKVFPSGFEPDDDDDEDD; encoded by the coding sequence ATGCAGCTGCTGTATGTTACCCCGCAGGAAATTTTGGACTTTTGGTTTGATAAAGACACCCGGCGGCATTGGTTTACCGAAAGCCAGTATTTGGACTTGAAAATCCGCACCACATATGAACGCGTTTTCCGCAACGCCGTCAACTGCGAGCTTTCCGACTGGCGCGACACCATCCAAGGCCGCCTGGCGGAAATCATCATTCTGGATCAGTTTTCCCGCGCCATCTTTCGCGGCAAACCCCATGCCTACACGCAAGACCGCATGGCCTTGCTGCTGGCGCAGGAAGCGGTGCGCCACCAGTCCTTTCCGTTTATGGAAGCGCGGCAGCGGCAGTTTATCCTGATGCCTTTTATGCACAGCGAAAACCGCAACATCCATACCACGGCGATGGGTTTGTTCCAGCGTTTCGGCACGTCCAAAGCGGTGCGCTTGGAGGCAAAACACAAATCGGTTATCGACCGTTTCGGCCGTTATCCGCACCGCAATGCGATATTGAAGCGGCAGAATACGCCGGAAGAAACGGCGTTTTTGAAAGTCTTCCCCAGCGGCTTTGAGCCTGACGATGACGATGACGAAGACGATTGA